Proteins from one Paenibacillus sp. J23TS9 genomic window:
- a CDS encoding molybdopterin-dependent oxidoreductase, translated as MNNWLNKIRKGIGKKLAAVHRWNAWMVAFLAFSGLILPWGAWREILGAGRVWLKWLHVGVGLALLLPVLYYLLLAGKHWSLLKERPAQKWNVFIVLFMMAGWFLSGVVLWQFRAFGPAWSNPALIIHDVFTWIGLPYMIYHSITRTRWLKEPHRRSVRTGNQPKTELPTKATEPLYTRRAFIRSAIGLGFAVTLGPSFIKWVASSLSSGANVENLVQKDSNHLLPAPQPAVDSLPPIGGGSKGNFRIYTVTPIPSFDNSNWSFTVDGLVNQAMKWNWEEFVKLPRTVQVSDFHCVTGWSVYNNTWEGIPLKHFLDQAGIQSSAQTVKFYSGDGVYTDSLTMLQAQMEDIMIAVMLDGKPIPSDLGGPVRLVVPQMYTYKSVKWLNRIELIAEDHVGYWEERGYDKNAWLSGTKQS; from the coding sequence ATGAACAATTGGCTGAACAAGATTCGAAAGGGTATTGGCAAAAAGCTTGCTGCCGTGCACCGCTGGAACGCCTGGATGGTCGCCTTTCTAGCATTCAGCGGATTGATTCTCCCCTGGGGAGCCTGGAGAGAGATTTTGGGAGCAGGCCGCGTGTGGCTCAAGTGGCTTCATGTCGGTGTTGGCCTCGCACTGCTGCTACCTGTTCTGTATTACCTACTCCTTGCCGGCAAACACTGGAGTCTGCTGAAAGAACGTCCCGCTCAAAAATGGAATGTATTTATTGTTCTATTTATGATGGCTGGCTGGTTTCTTTCCGGTGTCGTTCTCTGGCAGTTCCGCGCCTTTGGTCCGGCATGGTCCAATCCTGCATTAATCATTCACGATGTTTTTACATGGATCGGTCTTCCTTATATGATCTATCATTCGATTACCCGCACCCGCTGGTTAAAGGAACCTCACCGCCGATCCGTCCGTACCGGCAACCAACCAAAAACAGAATTACCTACTAAAGCGACAGAGCCGTTATATACACGCAGAGCATTTATCCGTTCCGCAATCGGTCTCGGTTTTGCTGTTACACTGGGTCCTTCTTTTATTAAATGGGTAGCTTCGAGTCTGAGCTCTGGTGCCAATGTCGAGAATCTCGTTCAAAAAGATAGCAACCATCTTCTTCCTGCCCCCCAGCCTGCTGTAGATTCCCTCCCGCCGATAGGTGGGGGTTCCAAGGGCAATTTTCGCATTTACACGGTAACCCCAATTCCTTCGTTTGATAATTCTAACTGGTCCTTTACTGTGGACGGCTTGGTGAATCAGGCGATGAAGTGGAACTGGGAAGAATTTGTGAAGCTCCCTCGTACTGTGCAGGTCAGTGACTTTCACTGCGTTACCGGATGGTCTGTCTACAATAATACCTGGGAAGGCATACCGCTTAAGCATTTCCTCGATCAGGCGGGCATTCAATCCTCAGCCCAAACGGTCAAGTTCTACTCAGGAGATGGCGTATACACCGATTCCTTAACGATGTTACAGGCTCAAATGGAGGATATTATGATCGCTGTCATGCTGGATGGAAAGCCAATCCCGAGTGATCTTGGCGGACCTGTACGGCTCGTCGTCCCGCAGATGTATACCTACAAGTCTGTGAAATGGTTGAACCGTATCGAGCTCATTGCCGAGGATCATGTCGGCTATTGGGAAGAACGCGGATACGATAAAAATGCGTGGCTTTCAGGCACAAAGCAGAGTTAA
- a CDS encoding transglycosylase domain-containing protein has protein sequence MVKRKLLRSLYFAFDLAVMSAVLVLAGLFYVHEYGETVVDRHSENLVLQESSIVVAADGTVLRRIPLPESGYRMTAELEEMPELLVDAFLAVEDRRFYSHHGLDYKGIARAFLNNTLQMQLSEGGSSITQQLARNLFLNRDKNMLRKLNEASIALALEKRLSKHDILQLYLNQIYMGEGQYGVKAAAEHYFGVTQLKELNIMQIAALAAIPKGPSIYNPADNSGLSVKRRELVLSMMWKQGLITHEEMKAAVKEKYQPPSIVRERLVGASYIDAALTEASQRTGKSKKDLQTGGYTIVTGMNTAAQKALEESFLNPDLFPPDGKDQQVEAAMVMMDHRTGEVVALTGGRNPSTGNLNRAVVDARQPGSAFKPIIDYGPALESGLYTPDSILPDRKAAYGSYKPENLNGVYRGQTTMRIALQQSINAPAVWLLKQVGISKARGFAAKLGIDLPKEDNNLSIALGGLHTGVSPLKMAQAYSVFASGGVFREAHMVRQVIDHKGHVLYTYNAGQRQAISPLTAERMTGMLRSVVDEGTGKKARLNRPVAGKTGTTQLDLPGISSKANRDLWFVGYTPEWTAAVWMGFDRTDKDNFMTAGSGMAAALFSTVMSKALEGQR, from the coding sequence GTGGTTAAACGTAAACTCCTGAGAAGCCTTTACTTCGCTTTTGACCTGGCAGTGATGAGTGCTGTGCTGGTATTGGCCGGACTGTTTTACGTTCATGAATATGGAGAAACCGTGGTGGACCGCCATTCGGAGAACCTGGTTCTGCAGGAATCAAGTATCGTTGTTGCCGCGGATGGAACGGTACTCCGGAGGATCCCGCTGCCCGAATCGGGGTACAGAATGACGGCAGAGCTTGAAGAGATGCCGGAATTACTGGTCGATGCCTTTTTGGCAGTGGAGGACCGCCGCTTTTATAGTCATCATGGACTGGATTATAAGGGAATAGCGCGTGCTTTTCTTAATAACACGCTTCAGATGCAGCTGTCGGAAGGAGGAAGCAGTATCACCCAGCAGCTGGCCCGAAATCTTTTCCTGAACCGGGATAAAAATATGCTGCGTAAGCTGAATGAGGCATCTATTGCTTTGGCTTTGGAGAAGCGGCTGTCCAAACATGATATTTTGCAATTATATCTTAACCAGATTTATATGGGGGAAGGACAATATGGAGTAAAAGCGGCAGCCGAGCACTATTTTGGGGTCACTCAATTGAAAGAGCTCAATATCATGCAAATTGCCGCATTGGCTGCCATCCCTAAAGGACCTTCCATTTATAATCCGGCAGACAATAGCGGGCTTTCTGTGAAGAGACGGGAGCTTGTGCTGAGTATGATGTGGAAGCAGGGATTGATTACTCATGAAGAAATGAAGGCTGCTGTTAAAGAGAAGTATCAACCTCCTTCTATTGTAAGAGAAAGGTTGGTAGGGGCTTCTTATATAGATGCCGCATTGACAGAAGCCTCCCAGCGCACAGGCAAATCAAAGAAAGACCTGCAAACAGGTGGTTATACGATTGTGACGGGAATGAATACGGCAGCGCAGAAAGCACTGGAAGAGTCGTTTCTGAATCCCGATTTATTTCCGCCGGATGGGAAAGATCAGCAGGTGGAGGCCGCCATGGTAATGATGGATCACCGGACCGGCGAAGTTGTGGCGTTGACCGGAGGCCGGAATCCAAGTACGGGGAACCTGAACAGGGCGGTGGTTGATGCCCGGCAGCCAGGATCCGCCTTCAAGCCCATTATTGATTACGGACCGGCCCTGGAAAGCGGTCTCTATACACCAGATAGTATCCTTCCGGATCGTAAGGCTGCTTATGGCAGTTATAAGCCTGAAAATTTGAATGGTGTGTACCGGGGCCAAACGACCATGAGAATAGCTCTCCAGCAGTCGATCAATGCACCAGCTGTGTGGCTGCTGAAGCAGGTGGGCATTTCCAAGGCACGCGGGTTTGCCGCGAAGCTCGGTATAGATCTACCCAAGGAGGATAATAACCTGTCCATTGCGCTTGGGGGATTGCATACAGGAGTGTCGCCATTAAAAATGGCGCAAGCATACAGTGTATTTGCCAGCGGCGGTGTCTTTCGTGAGGCGCATATGGTGCGTCAAGTGATAGACCACAAGGGGCATGTTCTGTATACGTATAATGCCGGACAGCGTCAAGCTATCTCACCTCTGACAGCAGAGAGAATGACCGGGATGCTGCGAAGTGTAGTCGATGAGGGCACCGGCAAAAAGGCGAGGTTGAACCGGCCGGTCGCGGGTAAAACGGGTACCACTCAACTGGATTTACCCGGAATTAGCAGTAAGGCTAACCGGGATCTCTGGTTTGTCGGTTATACACCAGAGTGGACAGCCGCAGTGTGGATGGGCTTTGACCGCACGGACAAGGATAACTTCATGACCGCTGGCAGCGGGATGGCCGCTGCCTTGTTTTCCACAGTCATGAGTAAAGCGTTGGAAGGCCAAAGGTGA
- a CDS encoding cell wall metabolism sensor histidine kinase WalK has product MNAKYISTIRWKFIWAFILSILSGAGLLTAGYQLVNASIYVNPEPEPSPYTLMLRWVINHIGSAPLLFAAGVVSFLIFFFIFTRKIISYLEEITSGIQQITKLGESHRIEVRTSDELGVLAENINVMSDRLEHSLLEERSAVQAKNELITGVSHDLRTPLTSILGFLEYIEQDRCRDEIEMRYYADIAYQKTLVLRKLIDDLFEYTRVHNGGLPLVLERLDLKAFIRQLVEEAVPELNLAGMTYKIHDNTDKSLWIQAAPYELVRAYENLIANAIRYGQAGKGLEISFDREGDEAVVRISNFGEMIAESDLPHIFERFYRAERSRSHHTGGSGLGLAIAKGIIDRHHGLISAQSDMYRTDFITRIPVSKE; this is encoded by the coding sequence ATGAACGCTAAATACATAAGCACGATCCGCTGGAAGTTTATCTGGGCATTTATATTGAGCATTTTATCGGGAGCAGGACTGCTGACTGCCGGATATCAGCTGGTAAACGCCTCTATTTATGTGAATCCGGAGCCTGAGCCCTCTCCATACACGCTGATGCTCAGATGGGTTATTAATCATATCGGCTCGGCACCACTGCTGTTTGCTGCCGGCGTTGTCAGCTTTCTTATTTTCTTTTTTATATTCACCCGAAAAATCATCTCCTATCTTGAAGAGATTACATCGGGGATTCAGCAAATCACCAAGCTGGGAGAGTCACACCGGATCGAGGTTAGGACATCGGACGAGCTGGGTGTGTTGGCGGAGAACATTAACGTGATGTCCGATCGGCTGGAGCATTCCCTTTTGGAAGAGAGATCAGCAGTTCAAGCGAAGAACGAACTGATTACGGGGGTATCCCATGATTTGCGCACCCCTCTGACATCCATACTGGGCTTTTTAGAGTACATTGAGCAGGACCGCTGCCGGGACGAGATAGAAATGCGCTATTATGCCGATATTGCTTATCAAAAAACGCTTGTGCTGCGTAAACTCATAGACGATTTGTTCGAGTACACACGAGTGCACAATGGAGGACTTCCGCTTGTGCTGGAGCGGCTTGATCTTAAAGCTTTCATCCGGCAGCTGGTAGAGGAGGCGGTTCCGGAATTGAACCTGGCAGGCATGACTTATAAAATCCATGACAACACGGATAAGTCCCTGTGGATCCAGGCTGCGCCTTATGAATTGGTAAGAGCCTATGAGAATCTGATAGCCAATGCAATCCGATATGGTCAAGCAGGTAAAGGATTGGAGATCAGCTTTGACCGTGAAGGGGATGAAGCGGTTGTACGGATCAGCAATTTTGGCGAAATGATTGCGGAAAGCGATCTTCCGCATATTTTTGAACGCTTTTACCGGGCGGAGCGCTCCCGCTCGCACCATACAGGCGGCTCAGGGCTGGGGCTCGCGATTGCTAAAGGAATCATCGATCGTCACCATGGCCTGATTTCGGCCCAAAGTGATATGTATCGCACTGACTTTATCACCCGGATCCCGGTATCCAAGGAATAG
- a CDS encoding response regulator transcription factor — protein sequence MKKETILLVDDEKEIVELLDIYFSNEGYRLLKAYDGTEALNWLENEEVDLIILDVMMPRMDGIAACMKIREERHVPIIMLSAKNTDMDKINGLSIGADDYVGKPFNPLELVARAKSQLRRYHRFNKDTPVQVEEHTLVFEDLVIDTGKHEVHIDRQKVKLTPREFAILELLARHQGQVLSMEQIYNNVWNEPFLDGGNTVMVHVRKIREKIEIDPKRPRYVQTVWGVGYKLDGPS from the coding sequence GTGAAAAAAGAAACGATATTGCTCGTGGATGACGAGAAAGAAATTGTGGAGCTGCTCGATATTTATTTTAGCAATGAAGGATACCGGCTGCTGAAGGCTTATGACGGAACAGAAGCGCTGAACTGGCTGGAAAATGAAGAAGTCGACCTCATTATTCTGGATGTTATGATGCCAAGGATGGATGGAATCGCCGCCTGTATGAAAATTCGCGAAGAGCGTCATGTACCGATCATCATGCTGTCTGCAAAAAACACGGACATGGACAAAATTAACGGACTCAGCATCGGTGCCGATGATTATGTCGGCAAACCCTTTAATCCGCTGGAGCTGGTGGCCAGGGCCAAATCGCAGCTGCGCCGCTATCATAGATTCAACAAAGATACTCCTGTTCAAGTAGAAGAGCATACATTGGTATTCGAAGACCTGGTTATAGATACAGGCAAACATGAGGTTCACATAGATCGGCAAAAAGTAAAACTGACTCCCCGGGAGTTTGCGATTCTTGAACTGCTGGCAAGGCATCAAGGACAGGTGCTCAGCATGGAGCAAATTTACAACAATGTTTGGAATGAGCCTTTTCTGGATGGAGGGAACACGGTCATGGTTCATGTACGTAAAATCCGTGAGAAAATCGAAATCGATCCGAAACGCCCGCGTTATGTGCAGACGGTTTGGGGAGTTGGTTATAAACTGGACGGACCGTCCTGA
- the ligA gene encoding NAD-dependent DNA ligase LigA, which translates to MDPMFTMEQLVAELNKYSYHYYTLDKPLISDKEYDVLYDQLVALEKEGGIVLPDSPTQRVGGELLKGFVQHRHLAPLWSLDKAQNIEQLGSWNARAAKLVADYNSKNPDKPLPELSYAVELKFDGLTLNLTYNGGRLVQAATRGNGVVGEGILAQVKTIKSVPLSIPYTEGTIEVQGEGIMNLSVLESYNQTAAEPLKNARNAAAGALRNLNPKTTSERRLSAFFYNVGYAEGIRFDSHKEMMDFLRDNHFKVNPFITYFEKFDDVMEQLQDIQERRSSLDYLIDGAVIKIVDMRTREALGYTDKFPRWAVAYKFEAEETTTVLESVSWEVGRTGKITPVARVEAVELAGVTVQNCTLNNIGDIERKNLKHALGTRVFIRRSNDVIPEILGKVTEDSDGEEIVYPEQCPACGFPLEQRGAHLFCNNSLDCKPQIIGRITHFASRDAMDIETFSVMTAEQLYNELNVREPADLYTLTFEDLIKLDRFGEKKANNLLASLEKSKSRDLASFLFALGIPNTGKSTTKMLAEHFRDLHAVMNATVEELIALPDVGGIVADSIVGFFADPFIMTGIEKMLSLGVEAKAPEAPRVVNTDSFFSGKTVVLTGTLHQLTRDEAADKLEALGAKVTGSVSAKTDLVIAGEKAGSKLAKAQQLGIQVIEDEDEFIRLLNTEA; encoded by the coding sequence ATGGATCCGATGTTTACCATGGAGCAGCTCGTCGCCGAGCTGAATAAGTATAGCTATCATTATTACACGCTGGATAAGCCGCTGATCAGTGATAAAGAGTACGATGTTTTGTATGACCAGCTGGTAGCCTTGGAGAAGGAGGGCGGCATTGTCCTGCCGGATTCTCCTACCCAGCGCGTCGGCGGCGAGCTGCTTAAAGGATTTGTGCAGCACCGGCACCTGGCTCCTCTATGGAGTCTGGACAAAGCGCAAAATATTGAACAGCTTGGAAGCTGGAACGCACGTGCAGCCAAGCTGGTGGCCGATTATAACAGCAAAAATCCGGATAAGCCGCTGCCTGAGCTGAGCTATGCGGTGGAGCTGAAATTTGACGGGCTGACACTGAACCTGACATATAATGGCGGCAGACTGGTACAGGCAGCAACCCGCGGCAACGGAGTCGTTGGGGAAGGAATTTTGGCACAGGTAAAAACGATCAAATCCGTACCGCTCAGCATCCCGTATACCGAGGGTACGATCGAAGTGCAGGGCGAAGGGATTATGAATTTGTCCGTCCTGGAAAGCTATAACCAAACTGCAGCCGAGCCGCTGAAAAATGCCCGGAATGCGGCAGCGGGGGCGCTGCGCAACCTGAATCCGAAGACGACCTCCGAGCGCCGTCTCAGTGCTTTCTTTTACAATGTGGGTTATGCGGAAGGCATCCGCTTTGACAGTCACAAGGAAATGATGGATTTCCTGCGTGACAATCATTTTAAAGTGAATCCGTTCATTACCTACTTCGAAAAATTTGATGATGTTATGGAACAACTCCAGGATATTCAGGAACGCCGTTCGAGCCTGGATTATCTCATTGACGGTGCCGTTATTAAAATCGTGGATATGCGTACCCGGGAAGCCCTGGGCTATACGGACAAATTTCCACGCTGGGCTGTTGCGTACAAGTTTGAGGCGGAGGAAACAACAACTGTACTCGAATCTGTGTCCTGGGAAGTGGGACGTACAGGCAAAATCACACCGGTTGCGCGTGTCGAGGCTGTCGAGCTTGCTGGCGTAACGGTGCAGAACTGCACTCTGAATAATATCGGGGATATCGAACGGAAAAACCTGAAGCATGCCCTCGGTACGCGCGTCTTTATTCGCCGTTCTAACGATGTCATCCCGGAAATACTGGGCAAGGTAACCGAGGATAGCGACGGTGAAGAAATTGTTTATCCGGAGCAATGTCCTGCCTGCGGGTTTCCCCTGGAGCAGCGAGGCGCCCATTTGTTCTGTAACAACAGTCTGGACTGTAAGCCTCAGATTATTGGGCGGATTACCCACTTCGCGTCTAGAGACGCCATGGATATTGAGACATTTAGCGTCATGACAGCCGAGCAGCTGTACAACGAGCTGAACGTTCGTGAGCCTGCTGACCTCTATACCCTCACGTTTGAGGATCTGATCAAGCTGGATCGTTTTGGTGAGAAGAAAGCTAATAATCTGCTTGCTTCCCTGGAAAAAAGTAAAAGCAGAGACCTTGCTTCATTCCTTTTTGCCTTGGGGATTCCGAATACAGGAAAATCAACGACCAAAATGCTGGCCGAGCATTTCCGCGATTTGCATGCTGTGATGAACGCAACCGTGGAAGAGCTGATAGCTCTTCCGGATGTGGGTGGCATTGTCGCAGACAGCATCGTAGGCTTTTTCGCAGATCCGTTTATTATGACGGGGATCGAGAAAATGCTCTCTCTGGGCGTTGAAGCTAAAGCTCCGGAAGCGCCAAGAGTCGTGAACACCGATTCATTCTTTAGCGGTAAAACGGTCGTACTGACCGGCACGCTCCATCAGCTCACCCGTGATGAGGCTGCTGATAAGCTGGAGGCACTCGGGGCGAAAGTCACTGGCAGTGTATCTGCGAAGACAGATCTGGTCATTGCAGGCGAGAAGGCGGGCAGCAAGCTGGCCAAGGCCCAGCAGCTGGGGATTCAGGTCATCGAGGATGAGGATGAATTTATCCGTCTTTTGAATACAGAAGCCTAG
- the pcrA gene encoding DNA helicase PcrA, with protein sequence MQPIDIQQAIKKLNPPQQQAVEATEGPLLILAGAGSGKTRVLTHRIAYLIATRKAPPWGVLAITFTNKAAREMQERVTKLVGNEGRDIWVSTFHSMCVRILRKDIDRIGFNSNFTILDSTDQLSLVRNCMKDLNLDTKKFEPKAVLSLISTAKNELITPAQYEQKAGDYIESIAAKVYTMYQRRMKSNNSLDFDDLIMSTIQLFKEVPEVLDFYQKKFQYIHVDEYQDTNRAQYMLCRMLADGHHRICVVGDSDQSIYRWRGADISNILNFEEDYPEARTILLEQNYRSTSTILNAANEVIKQNGGRKPKKLWTDQGDGDKIKVYRADSEHDEGYFVTSEISKNVQLNKSYQDHAILYRTNAQSRVIEEILIKSDIPYQIVGGIKFYDRKEIKDILGYLRLISNPDDDLSLARVINVPKRGIGDTTVAKLGAAAAERGTSIFQALAVVDDLGFAGRTRNALVEFYDMIAALNQMVEYLSVTELTEKILEMSQYRIEMQRENTIESRSRLENIDEFLSVTMEFEKNNDDKSLVSFLTDLALIADIDSVNDEEEDKSDAVILMTMHSAKGLEFPVVFIVGMEEGVFPHSRAFSDNEELEEERRLAYVGITRAEQQLFLSCAQMRTLFGRTTANPPSRFLDEIPEELKEETGVARDRYRRGGNIGGSYGSRGLGSGSGSNFGRNAGNSSLSGSTATASGSQSKVTVTTSVPHQAAAVGSKADLTALKAGDKVSHGKWGTGTVVSVKGSGNDTELQIAFPAPVGVKRLLAGFAPITKVED encoded by the coding sequence ATGCAACCGATTGATATACAACAAGCTATTAAAAAATTGAACCCGCCGCAGCAGCAGGCCGTCGAAGCGACGGAAGGCCCGCTGCTGATTCTCGCCGGAGCGGGAAGCGGCAAGACCAGGGTGCTAACGCACCGTATTGCCTACTTGATCGCCACCCGCAAAGCTCCGCCATGGGGTGTTTTGGCGATAACCTTTACCAATAAAGCAGCACGTGAGATGCAGGAACGTGTAACCAAGCTCGTCGGCAATGAAGGCCGGGACATCTGGGTATCGACTTTCCACTCCATGTGCGTACGTATTCTCCGTAAGGACATCGACCGGATCGGCTTTAACTCCAACTTCACGATTTTGGACTCGACGGACCAATTGTCTCTCGTGCGGAACTGCATGAAGGATTTGAACCTGGATACCAAAAAGTTTGAGCCTAAAGCCGTTCTTTCTCTGATTAGTACGGCTAAGAATGAACTGATCACTCCTGCACAATATGAACAAAAAGCCGGAGACTATATTGAGAGCATCGCAGCCAAGGTATACACCATGTACCAGCGCCGGATGAAAAGCAATAACTCCCTGGACTTTGACGACCTGATCATGTCCACGATTCAGCTGTTTAAGGAAGTACCGGAGGTTCTCGATTTCTACCAGAAAAAATTTCAATACATCCATGTCGATGAATACCAGGATACCAACCGTGCCCAGTATATGCTCTGCCGGATGCTCGCTGACGGTCATCACCGGATTTGCGTGGTTGGTGACAGCGACCAGTCCATCTATCGCTGGCGCGGAGCCGATATCAGTAACATCCTTAATTTTGAGGAGGACTATCCTGAAGCACGGACCATTTTGCTCGAGCAGAACTACCGGTCGACCTCCACGATTCTGAACGCGGCGAACGAAGTGATCAAGCAGAACGGCGGTCGCAAGCCGAAGAAGCTGTGGACTGACCAAGGCGATGGCGACAAGATCAAAGTTTACCGGGCTGATTCCGAACATGATGAGGGGTATTTCGTCACCTCGGAAATTAGTAAAAACGTTCAACTGAATAAGTCTTATCAGGACCATGCCATTCTGTACCGTACGAACGCCCAGTCCCGGGTTATTGAGGAAATTCTGATCAAGTCGGATATTCCGTACCAGATTGTTGGCGGCATCAAGTTCTATGATCGTAAAGAGATCAAGGATATCCTCGGCTACCTGCGCCTCATTTCCAACCCGGATGATGATCTCAGCTTGGCGCGCGTGATCAATGTGCCGAAAAGAGGGATTGGCGACACGACTGTAGCGAAATTAGGCGCAGCTGCCGCCGAGCGGGGAACATCTATATTCCAAGCACTAGCGGTCGTTGATGATCTGGGTTTTGCCGGGCGGACGCGAAATGCGCTGGTGGAATTTTATGATATGATCGCAGCGCTGAATCAAATGGTAGAATATCTCTCCGTTACAGAGCTGACCGAAAAGATTCTGGAAATGAGCCAATACCGGATTGAGATGCAGCGGGAAAATACGATTGAATCGCGTTCACGCCTGGAAAACATCGATGAGTTCCTGTCCGTTACGATGGAATTCGAGAAAAATAACGATGATAAGTCACTCGTTTCCTTCCTGACCGACCTTGCCCTGATTGCCGACATTGATTCGGTGAACGATGAGGAAGAGGATAAGTCGGATGCCGTTATTCTCATGACCATGCACAGCGCCAAGGGTCTGGAGTTTCCGGTTGTCTTTATCGTAGGTATGGAAGAGGGCGTCTTCCCTCACAGCCGCGCATTTTCGGATAATGAGGAGCTGGAGGAGGAACGCCGACTGGCTTATGTAGGGATTACGCGGGCTGAACAGCAGCTGTTCCTTTCCTGTGCACAGATGCGTACTTTATTTGGCCGCACGACAGCGAACCCGCCTTCACGCTTCCTGGATGAAATTCCTGAAGAGCTGAAGGAAGAGACAGGCGTAGCCCGTGACCGTTACCGCCGCGGCGGTAATATTGGCGGCTCCTATGGAAGCCGTGGATTAGGCAGCGGAAGCGGCAGCAATTTTGGCCGCAATGCCGGCAACTCATCCCTGAGCGGGTCGACAGCTACAGCATCCGGCTCGCAATCCAAGGTAACCGTGACGACTTCGGTACCGCATCAAGCGGCTGCCGTGGGCAGCAAGGCAGATCTGACTGCACTTAAAGCTGGCGACAAAGTGTCTCACGGTAAATGGGGTACGGGAACGGTTGTATCTGTTAAAGGCAGCGGCAATGATACGGAGCTGCAGATTGCTTTTCCGGCACCTGTCGGGGTCAAACGGCTGCTCGCAGGGTTTGCACCGATCACCAAAGTGGAAGACTAG
- a CDS encoding heptaprenylglyceryl phosphate synthase: MIKPWRHIFKLDPDREIDDNALEAVCMSGTDAIMVGGSSGVTYDNTVDLMSRVRRYELPCVLEVSNLEMIVPGFDLYMIPMVMNTADTMWITGQHQRAVEEYGYMIPWDLLIPEGYIILNPDSTVARLTGAQTDLDAAGAAAYGQVADKLMSLPVVYAEYSGCFGDMDTVKKIHQSLHTAKLFYGGGIHDPETAAKAAAVCDTIVVGNAVYDNLQQALLTVKAVK; this comes from the coding sequence ATGATTAAACCCTGGAGACATATCTTTAAGCTGGACCCGGACCGGGAAATAGATGATAACGCACTGGAAGCGGTATGTATGTCCGGGACGGATGCGATCATGGTAGGCGGCTCCAGCGGGGTGACGTACGACAATACGGTAGATTTGATGTCGCGGGTCCGCCGTTATGAGCTTCCGTGTGTGCTGGAGGTTTCGAATCTTGAAATGATTGTACCCGGTTTTGATTTGTATATGATTCCGATGGTAATGAATACCGCGGATACCATGTGGATTACGGGACAGCATCAACGGGCCGTAGAGGAATACGGCTATATGATTCCATGGGATCTGCTTATTCCTGAAGGCTACATTATTCTTAATCCTGACTCTACGGTGGCTAGATTGACTGGAGCCCAAACGGATCTTGATGCGGCGGGTGCTGCTGCTTATGGACAAGTCGCGGACAAGCTGATGTCACTTCCGGTGGTTTACGCCGAATACAGCGGCTGCTTCGGGGATATGGACACGGTCAAAAAAATTCATCAATCTCTTCATACCGCCAAGCTGTTCTATGGGGGCGGCATACATGATCCGGAAACCGCGGCCAAAGCGGCGGCTGTCTGCGACACCATCGTGGTCGGAAACGCGGTATATGATAATCTGCAACAGGCGCTGCTCACCGTCAAGGCTGTGAAGTAA
- a CDS encoding phosphatidylinositol-specific phospholipase C/glycerophosphodiester phosphodiesterase family protein, which translates to MRRWIALILLVGAAGLLFWVPQSSSEESNGDFTDYKVISHAMGGINDHAYTNSYEAFIANYEKGNRVFEVDLLLTEDGKLVARHEWTQHMTELLQQEDKLPKDRQAVRLSYEEFKQSKILGGYDPLSWTDIMDLMERYPDIYIVTDTKEQEAEDMKHELAMLVNSAKARNPQLLERVVPQIYNQPMLQTVKEIYNFPSLIYTLYATKDTDDEVIDFVSKNAIEAVTIPEQRVTRTFLSKLKKAGAATYVNTINETYDVSKLKRMGVNGFYSDFLTEKEVESTSWLYAFGK; encoded by the coding sequence ATGCGAAGATGGATTGCCCTCATTCTGCTGGTGGGTGCTGCCGGGCTGCTATTCTGGGTTCCCCAGAGCAGTTCGGAGGAATCAAACGGCGATTTTACAGATTACAAGGTGATTTCCCATGCTATGGGAGGTATCAACGATCATGCATATACGAATTCTTACGAAGCTTTTATCGCCAACTATGAAAAAGGAAACCGTGTGTTTGAGGTAGATTTGCTGCTGACCGAAGACGGCAAGCTCGTGGCCAGACATGAATGGACACAGCATATGACCGAATTGCTGCAGCAGGAGGACAAGCTCCCGAAAGACCGTCAGGCGGTGCGGCTCAGTTATGAGGAGTTCAAGCAGAGCAAAATTCTCGGAGGTTATGATCCGCTGAGCTGGACAGATATCATGGATTTAATGGAGCGCTATCCTGATATATATATCGTGACAGACACGAAAGAGCAGGAAGCAGAAGATATGAAGCATGAACTTGCCATGCTGGTCAACTCGGCAAAAGCACGAAACCCGCAGCTTTTAGAACGGGTGGTGCCGCAGATTTATAACCAGCCAATGCTGCAGACGGTGAAAGAAATTTACAATTTTCCTTCCTTGATCTATACGCTGTACGCAACCAAGGATACAGATGATGAAGTTATCGATTTTGTCTCCAAAAATGCGATTGAAGCGGTAACGATACCTGAGCAGCGCGTGACACGCACATTTTTATCCAAGCTGAAAAAGGCGGGGGCTGCGACCTATGTGAACACGATCAACGAAACATACGATGTCAGCAAGCTGAAACGGATGGGCGTGAATGGCTTCTATTCGGACTTTTTAACGGAAAAAGAGGTCGAATCTACGAGCTGGCTGTATGCCTTTGGGAAATAA